CCATCATTGTAAGCGAAATAGTATCTTTTGTATAGTTAATCTCAAAAGTTTGACCACCTTGTGTAATAACTCTTTTAACGGGAGTCATGTTTTCTAAATAAACTACATCCTCACTATTTCCAATTGCCGATGTAGATGCATCTTTAATAACCCATTGTGTTCCTTCCTTTTTAACCTCACGTGTTAATTGCATCGGTATGTTCTGTCCTTGAACTTCTATGGTAACATCATATTGATTTGTCGACGCTTTTAAGTCGTCACTTAAAGCAGGTAGTGTTGCAGCAACAGCTACTTTCTCTAATTTTTTATAAACTACTTTAGAAATATCTTGAGTAATTTCACCCAATCTTTTTTCAACGTCTTCACTCATATCTTTTTGATATCGACCACCTAAATGTTTGGCTAAGAATTTCTCAATTGAAACCCACATTGCCATATTATTATTTGGCTTTCTAAATCCGTGACCTTCATCATCTGCTAAGATATATTCCACATCTTTTCCAGAATCTCGCATTGAAACCACAATCTGATCACTTTCTGCCTGCTTTACTCTAGGATCATTTGCCCCTTGAATAATTAATAATGGTTTGGTAATTTTATCAGCACTAAATAATGGACTTGCTTCCGTAATTAGTTTTTTACCTTCTTCCGTTTCAGGATCACCTGTCATTTCATATAAACTTTTTCTAAAAGATTCCCAATATGCAGGTATAGATTCTAGTAATGTAAATAAGTTACTTGGCCCTACAATATCAACACCACAAGTGTAAACTTCTGGAGTAAATGCCAAACCAGCTAATGTTGCATAACCACCATAACTACCACCCATAATAGCTACTCTATCTTTATCTGCAATACCATTACCAATAAAATGCTTTACACCCCACGTAATATCATCTTGCATTTTTTTACCCCATTCTCTATCTCCTGCATTTAAAAATGCTTTTCCGTAACCACCACTAGCTCTAAAGTTCGGTTGTAGCACGGCATAGCCTCTATTCGCTAATATTTGAGCATAAGGATTATACCCCCAATAATCTCTCGGTCCTTTTGGACCTCCATGTACTAAAACGACAAGCGGTAAATTCTTTTTTGCTACGCCTACTGGTACAGTTAAATAACCAGGAATTTCTAATCCGTCACTACTTTTATAAGAAACAGGCTCCATTTTAGCTAAATGTTGTTCTACTTCTTTTAAACGTGGTCTTGGTGTATATTGATGAATCAATTTTTTTGTATCCCAATTAAAATAATAAGTATCAGAAGCTGAATTATCACTGCTTGTTGAAATCAACATTTGCTTATAATCTTTTGTAAAACTTGCAAAGCCAATTTCTTTACCTTTGAATTTCTTTTCTAAGTAGTTATACATTTTTTCCCACTTCTTATCTTTCCAAAGACGCTCTCTTTTATCGTATGTATAAGATGTATATATAATTTCACGTGTATTATCGTCTATAAACATACCTCCAAAATCAACTTTATTTTTAGGGTCACTCTCTATTTTCTCAATCTTTTGAGATTGTGGATCCATTGTATAAAGCGTAGAAAAGTTGACATCTCCTTTATTAGAAACCAAATACATTTTAGTATTGTCTTTGTTCCAACCTGCTGCATAAGCTTGTTCTTGCAAATTAGTTTCGTATATCTTCGTAAATTTATTATCGCCATCTATACGGTGAATTTCAGAATGACCAGCTTCATTAGTTCTATACGCTAATCGCGGATTTTCATCCCAATCAAAGTTCCAACTGGTTATTCTATTGTTATTTTCATACAACAAATCTAATTTACCTGTACTGATATCTAATTTATATAAATCATGCCAAGCTTTATCTCTATCATTAATACCCACCATCAATTCATTAGGGTTCTTTTTACTCGCTTGATAAATTTGAGCGGTTACATCCTTCATCGGTGTTAAGTTTTTAGAAACAGGCACACCTGTTGCTTCATCAGCTTTATCATTCGGGTTTACCGCATAAATATTATAGTTCTCATCGCCCTTATTGTCTTTTACAAATAGGATCTTTGTACCATCATAAGTCCATGAATAACCTCCTAGTGGCCTTTCATTATTTGTCAATGGACGTGCTTCATCGAAAGGTTGATCAAATTTTTTCACCCAAATGTT
The nucleotide sequence above comes from Aureibaculum algae. Encoded proteins:
- a CDS encoding S9 family peptidase, with the protein product MKKQILIMLTLFTLIIPNANAQQNDVPIIDRDIFFGNPEISSGQLSPDGQWISFLKEYNGIMNIWVKKFDQPFDEARPLTNNERPLGGYSWTYDGTKILFVKDNKGDENYNIYAVNPNDKADEATGVPVSKNLTPMKDVTAQIYQASKKNPNELMVGINDRDKAWHDLYKLDISTGKLDLLYENNNRITSWNFDWDENPRLAYRTNEAGHSEIHRIDGDNKFTKIYETNLQEQAYAAGWNKDNTKMYLVSNKGDVNFSTLYTMDPQSQKIEKIESDPKNKVDFGGMFIDDNTREIIYTSYTYDKRERLWKDKKWEKMYNYLEKKFKGKEIGFASFTKDYKQMLISTSSDNSASDTYYFNWDTKKLIHQYTPRPRLKEVEQHLAKMEPVSYKSSDGLEIPGYLTVPVGVAKKNLPLVVLVHGGPKGPRDYWGYNPYAQILANRGYAVLQPNFRASGGYGKAFLNAGDREWGKKMQDDITWGVKHFIGNGIADKDRVAIMGGSYGGYATLAGLAFTPEVYTCGVDIVGPSNLFTLLESIPAYWESFRKSLYEMTGDPETEEGKKLITEASPLFSADKITKPLLIIQGANDPRVKQAESDQIVVSMRDSGKDVEYILADDEGHGFRKPNNNMAMWVSIEKFLAKHLGGRYQKDMSEDVEKRLGEITQDISKVVYKKLEKVAVAATLPALSDDLKASTNQYDVTIEVQGQNIPMQLTREVKKEGTQWVIKDASTSAIGNSEDVVYLENMTPVKRVITQGGQTFEINYTKDTISLTMMGKTKDMPVEGAYLTNGAGYDMLVARLPLADGYETSFYSLDVMSQKLNTMKLEVTGKENNQWKVVISNVENDKDSTTMLIDVDKKAASQIEQVVPAMGNAKITTKLK